A region of Fibrobacter succinogenes subsp. succinogenes S85 DNA encodes the following proteins:
- a CDS encoding TIGR02147 family protein, which produces MCIALEHLFDYDDFRKFLQDYFEEQKKMRSVFSHRFFAAKAGFSSSSYCLNVIRGRFNLTPKSIEKISKAMEFEPLQKTYFEVLVQYNQAQQVAEREHAWNQIVQIRKQIEFTHVTTREQGYFEKWYYPIVRELAVSSDWDGDYRVLARSVVPQITTDEARDAVKKLLEWGLLKKEGERYVETSQMLDASEIPPMALRRIRHEYMQHAMGAVESMPKDERFAAFTTLAMSEKSYNYAVKVLEDARKKIIARAANDSEVERVYEMMLVAFPMSKKIGKEAENEK; this is translated from the coding sequence ATGTGCATTGCGCTTGAACATCTGTTTGACTATGACGACTTCCGCAAGTTCCTGCAAGACTATTTTGAGGAACAGAAGAAAATGCGGTCGGTGTTTTCGCATCGATTTTTTGCAGCAAAAGCGGGATTCAGTAGCTCTTCTTATTGCCTGAATGTTATCCGTGGGCGCTTCAATTTGACTCCGAAATCCATCGAGAAAATTTCAAAGGCGATGGAATTCGAACCGTTGCAAAAGACGTATTTCGAGGTGCTGGTGCAGTACAACCAGGCGCAACAAGTTGCCGAACGCGAACACGCCTGGAACCAGATTGTCCAGATTCGCAAGCAGATAGAATTTACACATGTCACGACTCGTGAACAGGGATACTTCGAAAAGTGGTATTATCCGATTGTGCGCGAATTGGCGGTATCGTCGGATTGGGATGGTGACTACCGTGTGTTGGCGCGTTCAGTTGTGCCGCAGATAACGACGGACGAGGCTCGCGATGCGGTGAAAAAGCTGCTGGAATGGGGACTCTTGAAAAAAGAGGGTGAACGCTATGTTGAAACATCGCAAATGCTCGATGCTTCGGAAATTCCGCCAATGGCTTTGCGACGAATTCGTCATGAGTATATGCAGCATGCGATGGGGGCTGTGGAATCCATGCCCAAAGATGAGCGCTTTGCCGCATTCACGACTCTTGCAATGAGTGAAAAATCCTACAATTATGCAGTAAAGGTGCTGGAAGATGCTCGCAAGAAGATTATTGCCCGTGCGGCAAATGATTCGGAAGTGGAACGCGTTTACGAAATGATGCTTGTGGCGTTCCCGATGAGCAAGAAAATAGGGAAGGAGGCGGAAAATGAAAAATAG
- a CDS encoding LamG-like jellyroll fold domain-containing protein, whose amino-acid sequence MKNRQVYLKLSRNCVACVMSLAFSLSFQACSDSDDVAGGVTDIGNSIADLSDTLRYSGVVQDLQGRAVPAARVVAYLDNSKEIVDSLETVADSTGFFKLGPIPRISAKGSPRFYAESKGLSGLRGDGLSDVRLDTICIAAHKTLSGKIADATSGYVRIPGTHLRSLISEDGSFAFDSIPAGYRMDLVYMQNDSAIAQFEFTALESKDSLKLPELSVNGEWLTSGDMPVIAEYYSFHYYLPYDYPENLPNGYGDPEIEVYLGMNRDINVLNHDSSVAENVNYVDGLSGKAVLLEPGQFIDLDTLNPTGGDFTLSLWTKWNGPNGEHQVLFCQRAYWSDSTSRFQWHYEVKSGTFAVMKGMPDYPGAVYFGDSTSVPVGEWAFLVLVSKNHMVSMYVNGKAVAIAGSDGTEFAGEFVPNELKRSVPFRIGGDEIGTETWNGVIDEVRVESIARSPEWIEVMYERLKP is encoded by the coding sequence ATGAAAAATAGACAAGTTTATCTAAAGTTGTCGCGTAATTGCGTTGCGTGCGTGATGTCGCTTGCGTTTTCGTTGTCGTTCCAGGCTTGCTCGGATAGCGATGATGTGGCCGGTGGAGTGACCGATATCGGAAATTCAATTGCGGATTTGTCTGATACGCTGAGGTATTCCGGTGTAGTGCAGGACTTGCAGGGGCGTGCTGTTCCTGCTGCGCGTGTCGTTGCCTACTTGGATAATTCGAAAGAAATTGTGGATTCGCTTGAAACGGTCGCTGATTCTACAGGGTTCTTTAAGCTAGGTCCGATTCCAAGGATCTCGGCGAAAGGATCTCCGCGTTTTTATGCGGAATCCAAAGGGCTGTCCGGTTTGCGTGGCGATGGACTCTCTGACGTAAGGTTGGATACGATTTGCATTGCTGCGCACAAAACTTTAAGTGGAAAAATTGCCGACGCGACTTCTGGTTATGTGCGTATTCCGGGAACGCATTTGCGTTCTCTTATCAGTGAAGATGGTTCGTTTGCATTTGATTCTATCCCGGCGGGCTATAGAATGGACCTTGTGTACATGCAGAATGATTCGGCTATCGCTCAGTTCGAATTCACGGCACTGGAATCAAAGGATTCGCTTAAGTTGCCTGAACTTTCGGTCAATGGGGAATGGCTTACGAGCGGTGATATGCCTGTTATTGCGGAATACTATAGTTTCCATTATTACCTTCCGTATGATTATCCAGAAAATCTCCCGAATGGGTATGGCGACCCGGAAATTGAAGTTTATCTCGGCATGAACCGCGATATCAATGTGCTCAACCATGATTCTTCTGTTGCGGAAAACGTAAACTATGTAGATGGTTTGAGCGGCAAGGCGGTGCTTTTGGAACCGGGACAATTTATCGACTTGGATACGCTTAATCCAACGGGCGGCGACTTTACACTTTCGCTTTGGACCAAGTGGAATGGCCCCAACGGCGAACACCAGGTGTTGTTTTGCCAGCGAGCTTATTGGAGTGATTCTACATCGCGATTCCAGTGGCATTATGAGGTGAAGAGTGGAACGTTTGCCGTAATGAAGGGTATGCCGGACTACCCTGGGGCAGTGTATTTCGGGGATTCGACATCCGTGCCTGTCGGGGAGTGGGCTTTCCTTGTGCTCGTTTCCAAGAATCACATGGTGAGCATGTATGTGAACGGTAAAGCGGTAGCAATTGCGGGTTCCGATGGAACTGAATTTGCAGGGGAATTTGTGCCGAACGAGCTGAAACGCAGCGTTCCTTTCCGCATCGGTGGCGACGAAATTGGGACTGAAACTTGGAATGGTGTGATTGACGAAGTTCGCGTTGAATCCATCGCCCGCAGTCCTGAGTGGATTGAGGTCATGTATGAGCGGCTGAAGCCTTAA
- a CDS encoding TIGR02147 family protein: MYFDYRDFIRAVLETMQSKGLSLRAIQENAGVSGSAFFSRILDGSRPLSIANAKNIAKSWGLSVNESDYFLDLVRFGNEKNVDVREELLRKLLAVRANNQEFALQDSSLKFFSKWYYPVLRDLLPLLPPNMPAEKIGRMFTPVLRAPQVESGIRYLMESGFVTLDENGVYRVEQPIVSTPPRVRSTILRKYHLKNLEVNSEVYDLFTSDDRSVTSVTCSLSKESFEKVREEIAKLREKILALSREEKNPDRVCHVGFQLVNRAKVKEVK, encoded by the coding sequence ATGTATTTTGATTACCGCGATTTTATTCGCGCTGTTTTGGAAACAATGCAGTCAAAGGGGCTTTCGCTCCGAGCGATTCAAGAAAATGCGGGAGTTTCTGGTTCTGCGTTTTTCAGCCGAATCCTAGATGGCTCGCGCCCGCTGTCCATTGCGAATGCGAAAAATATCGCCAAGTCTTGGGGGCTTTCTGTTAATGAATCGGATTACTTTCTCGATTTGGTGCGCTTCGGTAACGAAAAGAATGTAGATGTACGCGAAGAATTGTTGCGAAAGCTCCTTGCGGTCCGTGCGAACAATCAGGAATTTGCTCTGCAGGATTCTTCGCTCAAGTTTTTCTCGAAATGGTACTATCCCGTGTTGCGCGACTTGCTCCCTCTGCTTCCGCCAAATATGCCGGCGGAAAAAATTGGACGCATGTTTACGCCAGTGCTTCGCGCTCCTCAGGTGGAAAGTGGTATTCGCTATTTGATGGAATCGGGATTCGTTACGTTAGATGAAAATGGTGTATATCGTGTGGAACAGCCTATTGTTTCAACTCCGCCTCGCGTGCGTTCTACGATTTTACGCAAATACCATCTGAAAAATCTTGAAGTGAATAGTGAAGTTTATGATCTGTTCACTAGTGATGACCGCAGCGTTACGAGTGTTACGTGCAGCTTGTCTAAAGAAAGCTTTGAAAAAGTCCGCGAAGAAATTGCGAAACTTCGCGAAAAAATTCTTGCGTTATCTCGTGAAGAGAAAAATCCAGACCGTGTTTGCCATGTAGGGTTTCAGTTGGTGAACCGCGCCAAAGTCAAGGAGGTAAAGTAA
- a CDS encoding carboxypeptidase-like regulatory domain-containing protein, translating to MYLRNVFRKLVWVFPLGVVAFVAILCISIVGCSGNSDIANGTGSNAGETEIAGIITATNHGKPLVNALARVWILDEDSMHVAYEDSLDNNGVLEIRSAVLGEKAPVQLLETRSGDSLSTMRWVNLERSPEQTLSIAASETLKGSITNNGVAVEGATVSILDKSVVTDVNGNFEFNDLPAGVHYAFVEGYFGKFSYQMETGLNEGATTNNINLADSIFTVVEDFENWKKQTFIGKSFGQGWWFICTDSLQGGGSRASAGVDSENLFVSGDSAKSGKSLHVSFDIDEKTPGHYGVIGFTIGDDFDKAEMFAFYDLRKATAISFDARGSGKISLQIAKRSDKGEREYHESYFVTLTEKWEHFTFTADDFDTELIAVNAINILVIDDTEIYLDNIRFDGISPSMWPSLGMRF from the coding sequence ATGTACCTCCGTAATGTTTTTCGAAAACTGGTTTGGGTATTCCCTTTGGGTGTTGTGGCTTTTGTCGCAATCCTTTGTATTTCGATTGTTGGCTGTAGCGGAAATTCTGACATCGCAAACGGCACGGGTAGTAATGCTGGTGAAACTGAAATTGCAGGGATTATCACGGCGACAAATCATGGGAAACCTTTGGTGAATGCGCTTGCCCGTGTGTGGATTTTGGACGAAGACTCCATGCATGTGGCGTATGAAGATTCTTTGGATAACAATGGTGTTCTTGAAATTAGGTCCGCTGTTCTTGGTGAAAAAGCGCCTGTCCAGCTTTTGGAAACGCGTTCGGGCGACTCGTTATCTACAATGCGCTGGGTCAATCTCGAACGTAGTCCCGAACAAACCCTTTCTATTGCGGCAAGTGAGACTCTTAAGGGTTCGATAACGAATAACGGTGTTGCAGTAGAAGGTGCAACTGTTTCCATTTTGGATAAGTCCGTCGTTACAGATGTAAACGGAAACTTTGAATTTAATGATTTGCCTGCGGGCGTGCATTATGCTTTTGTCGAAGGCTATTTTGGAAAGTTCTCGTACCAGATGGAAACCGGATTGAATGAAGGTGCGACAACGAACAACATTAATCTCGCAGATAGCATTTTTACGGTTGTCGAAGATTTTGAAAACTGGAAAAAACAGACATTTATCGGAAAAAGTTTTGGACAGGGCTGGTGGTTTATTTGCACAGACTCGTTGCAGGGTGGCGGAAGTCGTGCAAGCGCGGGTGTCGATAGTGAAAATCTTTTTGTTTCTGGCGATAGCGCCAAAAGTGGAAAAAGCTTGCACGTCTCATTTGATATAGATGAGAAAACTCCGGGGCATTATGGAGTTATCGGTTTTACGATTGGTGACGATTTTGATAAGGCAGAAATGTTTGCGTTCTATGATTTGCGTAAGGCGACTGCAATTTCGTTTGATGCCAGAGGTTCTGGAAAAATCTCGTTGCAGATAGCCAAACGCAGTGATAAAGGCGAACGTGAATATCACGAATCGTACTTTGTGACGCTTACGGAAAAATGGGAACATTTCACGTTTACGGCAGATGATTTCGATACAGAACTTATTGCGGTCAATGCAATCAACATTCTCGTTATTGACGATACCGAAATTTACCTTGACAATATCCGCTTTGACGGTATTTCGCCCAGTATGTGGCCGAGTCTCGGGATGCGTTTTTAA
- a CDS encoding glycoside hydrolase family 5 protein → MKKSKMAIVALCAFAFVGSAFATIQPTRVGPVSQYGALQAGKNSAGEGRIYGSVQGVKDGAEVQVRGMSLTWSIFWPNGMSFYGNSFIDSLVGEWNVELVRSAMGSVGNWGQGNYKTRPEYYSAQMDTVVQAAIRNDVYVLVDWHSEGGYYNCIHKGVKPKYEFNDNKACFTASDAAKFFGIMAQRYGKYPHVIFEIYNEPVSESWNDLKAYADTVVQEIRKYSDNLIVVGTPMWSSAAGDAVANPVVDKNVAYTHHFYANMHNINETSTSQNASPNKAIAAGLSVFVTEWGWVEKDINDAKTKANADAFLKWVDEKKLSTAKWDVEKPYLEDNDDDNYIKANVLPQKTTYTKNLDWASQINDDLPFALKTTSTDATGEWSFITDVSGSDEQGDHGNSSFEDNSENGMVKMDKIKLDTVGTAFDYAPYVNADFTFNFDISKCKMFSYRYKGTNHQFVAYSDWNTSTEILGQGLWDYPFVGMPYSPEWTTAYVDFGWMVNNGWQADVPTIFSTKLTTALRFSVTNVAFGDYLWIDSLKCVEDVSNYTVMEIPDILSIPTARMAARNFVRVNTDGLNIVATGVKNGSHYSLSNVLGQTLRVGVAKAGNFSMTAPRAGRYILRIGNSVYPVTVK, encoded by the coding sequence ATGAAAAAGTCAAAAATGGCGATTGTCGCCTTGTGTGCGTTTGCCTTTGTGGGTAGCGCATTTGCAACAATTCAGCCCACGCGCGTAGGTCCCGTAAGTCAATACGGTGCTTTGCAAGCCGGCAAAAATTCCGCTGGCGAAGGCCGCATTTATGGAAGCGTGCAAGGCGTCAAAGATGGAGCCGAAGTTCAGGTGCGCGGAATGAGCCTTACCTGGAGTATCTTTTGGCCAAACGGAATGTCGTTCTACGGCAATTCCTTTATTGATTCGCTTGTAGGCGAGTGGAATGTTGAACTTGTTCGCTCTGCAATGGGTTCCGTTGGAAATTGGGGACAAGGGAATTACAAGACTCGTCCTGAATATTATTCCGCACAAATGGACACGGTCGTACAGGCGGCTATCAGAAACGATGTTTATGTTTTGGTGGACTGGCACAGTGAAGGTGGCTATTATAATTGCATTCACAAGGGTGTAAAACCGAAGTACGAATTTAATGATAATAAGGCTTGCTTTACGGCAAGTGATGCCGCGAAATTCTTTGGAATCATGGCTCAGCGTTATGGCAAATACCCACATGTGATTTTTGAAATTTACAATGAACCTGTGAGTGAAAGTTGGAATGACCTCAAGGCTTATGCTGATACAGTCGTTCAGGAAATTCGTAAATATTCGGATAACTTAATTGTTGTAGGGACACCGATGTGGTCTTCTGCGGCTGGCGATGCTGTTGCAAATCCCGTCGTTGACAAGAATGTTGCTTACACGCATCATTTTTATGCCAATATGCATAACATCAATGAAACATCGACTAGCCAGAATGCAAGCCCGAACAAGGCTATTGCTGCGGGTCTCAGTGTTTTCGTGACCGAATGGGGCTGGGTTGAAAAAGATATCAACGATGCCAAGACCAAGGCGAATGCCGATGCGTTCCTGAAATGGGTTGACGAAAAGAAACTTTCTACCGCCAAATGGGATGTCGAAAAGCCGTATCTTGAAGATAATGATGACGACAACTATATCAAGGCGAACGTTCTTCCGCAAAAGACGACTTACACAAAGAACCTTGATTGGGCTTCGCAAATTAACGATGATCTCCCGTTTGCTCTCAAGACGACATCGACAGATGCTACCGGAGAATGGAGCTTTATTACGGATGTGAGCGGTAGCGATGAACAGGGTGACCACGGTAATTCTAGTTTCGAAGATAACTCCGAAAACGGAATGGTCAAGATGGATAAAATCAAGCTTGATACGGTCGGCACTGCTTTTGACTATGCACCTTATGTGAATGCCGATTTTACTTTCAATTTTGATATTTCCAAGTGCAAAATGTTCAGCTACCGCTATAAAGGTACGAACCATCAATTTGTAGCCTATAGCGATTGGAATACGTCTACCGAAATTCTCGGTCAGGGACTTTGGGATTATCCGTTTGTCGGCATGCCTTATTCTCCGGAATGGACAACCGCTTATGTGGATTTTGGCTGGATGGTCAATAATGGCTGGCAGGCTGATGTACCGACAATTTTCTCTACAAAGTTGACGACGGCGCTCCGCTTTAGTGTTACCAACGTTGCGTTTGGCGATTATCTCTGGATTGATAGTCTCAAGTGCGTCGAAGATGTGTCCAATTACACGGTTATGGAAATCCCGGACATTTTAAGTATCCCGACGGCGAGAATGGCTGCTCGCAATTTTGTTCGCGTGAATACTGACGGCTTGAATATCGTTGCGACGGGCGTTAAGAATGGAAGCCATTATTCGCTCTCCAATGTTCTTGGACAAACTTTGCGTGTGGGCGTGGCGAAAGCGGGCAATTTCTCGATGACTGCGCCGCGTGCTGGTCGCTACATTCTCCGCATTGGAAATTCTGTCTATCCGGTAACGGTAAAGTAA
- a CDS encoding Ig-like domain-containing protein, which translates to MGYSFGFKRNFAVSALCLSFWCIEASAEPLAFPEALGFGANVTGGRAGTVYHVTNLNDDGAGSFRDAVSQGNRIVVFDVGGIINIKTAVSIKSNITIAGQTAPGEGIAIHGGKLSTGKQSNIIIRYLRIRPGENTASTKDDALNLYDAKNVIVDHCSVELAPWNNFGGSSDNADYRVTGITVQNSLIANPIGQQFGAHIESIDGTWAWYYNAFVNTHNRNPLDKINDIFVNNILYNFEAGYTTHTSAKFKHDIVNNYFVYGPEGKNEWFQVDKNQSIYASGNLIDKNRDGVLNGGPTSIYYYQGPGEELKNPWNELTTKGPMMSAASAWRYVTSQSGVLPYDDIDSLIWHQVGTLGKEGALVKSVGAMGLKTNNGWGEVIAGKAATDSDKDGMPDYFEEAMGYDTAKDDAMTKESDGYVRIEKYINWLGAMHAQVEGNGTLDFDLRTITRGFQEVKPSYTVSAAENGTVELAGDSYTARFTPDKDFKGLASFKYTVKGNDNTEYTGRVEILVEKSANASEPPEQPRDSSETAQDSSKTAQDSTTAIRDAFQEAHTFRNVPQMRKNTFHDLKGRRFEKQIPYRILF; encoded by the coding sequence ATGGGATATTCTTTTGGTTTTAAGCGAAATTTCGCGGTTTCGGCGCTCTGTTTATCGTTTTGGTGTATAGAAGCAAGCGCCGAGCCGCTCGCGTTTCCTGAAGCGCTGGGATTTGGCGCAAACGTTACGGGTGGCCGCGCAGGCACCGTTTACCATGTAACAAACTTGAACGATGACGGCGCAGGCTCATTCCGCGATGCGGTTAGCCAAGGGAACCGCATTGTCGTTTTTGACGTTGGCGGCATCATCAATATCAAAACTGCCGTTTCGATCAAGTCGAACATCACTATTGCCGGGCAGACAGCCCCAGGCGAGGGGATCGCCATTCACGGCGGAAAACTTTCGACAGGCAAGCAGAGCAATATCATCATCCGTTACTTGCGCATCCGTCCGGGCGAAAATACGGCAAGCACCAAAGACGACGCGCTCAACCTCTACGATGCCAAAAACGTCATTGTGGACCATTGCTCGGTAGAACTTGCTCCGTGGAATAACTTCGGAGGCTCTTCGGACAACGCAGATTACCGTGTCACTGGCATCACTGTGCAGAATTCGCTCATTGCAAACCCGATTGGCCAGCAGTTCGGCGCCCACATCGAATCCATTGACGGTACTTGGGCGTGGTACTACAACGCCTTCGTGAATACGCACAACAGAAACCCGCTCGACAAGATTAACGACATTTTCGTCAACAACATCCTTTACAACTTCGAAGCGGGCTACACGACACACACTAGTGCAAAATTCAAGCACGACATCGTGAACAACTACTTTGTCTATGGTCCTGAAGGTAAAAACGAGTGGTTTCAGGTTGATAAAAACCAAAGCATTTACGCAAGCGGAAACCTAATCGACAAAAACCGCGACGGAGTGCTCAATGGCGGGCCAACAAGCATTTATTACTACCAGGGACCTGGCGAAGAACTGAAAAATCCGTGGAACGAGCTCACGACAAAGGGCCCGATGATGAGTGCGGCAAGCGCCTGGCGCTACGTGACCTCGCAAAGTGGCGTCCTCCCCTACGACGACATTGATTCGCTTATCTGGCACCAGGTCGGCACGCTCGGCAAGGAAGGCGCGCTCGTAAAATCCGTAGGCGCTATGGGCCTCAAAACAAACAACGGCTGGGGTGAAGTCATCGCCGGGAAAGCAGCCACAGATAGCGACAAAGACGGTATGCCGGACTACTTCGAAGAAGCAATGGGCTATGACACCGCAAAAGACGACGCCATGACCAAGGAAAGCGACGGCTACGTCCGCATTGAAAAATACATCAACTGGCTCGGTGCCATGCATGCACAAGTCGAAGGCAACGGAACGCTCGATTTTGACCTGCGTACAATCACTCGCGGGTTCCAGGAAGTAAAACCGTCTTACACCGTATCGGCTGCAGAAAACGGGACCGTGGAACTCGCGGGTGACAGCTATACCGCCCGATTCACACCCGACAAAGACTTCAAAGGACTCGCCTCATTCAAGTACACCGTCAAAGGAAACGACAACACTGAATACACAGGCCGCGTAGAAATACTCGTCGAAAAGTCCGCAAACGCAAGCGAGCCACCGGAACAGCCGCGAGACTCCAGCGAAACGGCTCAAGACTCTAGCAAGACGGCGCAAGATTCCACAACGGCAATTCGAGATGCTTTCCAAGAAGCCCACACATTCCGCAACGTGCCTCAAATGCGCAAGAACACGTTCCACGACCTCAAAGGCCGCCGCTTCGAAAAGCAAATTCCATACAGGATTTTATTTTAA
- a CDS encoding YceD family protein gives MRINIAQKLTDSEDQRVVWSHADAPEIFDELHLKGDLVAEVLVSPEGNGKCLVTGTISGVQTLTCVRSLDLFDRPFETEIVVEVERGACAAQELHDDDDDVFAYTIPQTQDFVDVSECVRQLVTLQEPIAPVKNPDEDFIFVTNNQAGDGADAEKPLDPRWEKLKALKSKMENRS, from the coding sequence TTGAGAATAAATATCGCACAAAAACTTACTGATTCCGAAGACCAACGAGTGGTCTGGTCCCATGCCGACGCTCCTGAAATCTTCGACGAACTGCACCTCAAGGGCGATCTGGTAGCCGAGGTGCTGGTTAGCCCCGAAGGCAACGGCAAGTGCCTTGTGACCGGTACTATCTCTGGAGTGCAAACACTCACTTGTGTCCGCAGCCTGGATCTTTTTGACCGTCCGTTCGAAACCGAGATTGTTGTCGAGGTGGAGCGCGGAGCATGCGCTGCACAGGAACTTCATGACGACGACGATGATGTTTTCGCCTACACGATTCCGCAGACACAGGACTTCGTAGATGTTTCCGAGTGCGTCCGACAGCTGGTGACCCTACAGGAACCCATTGCGCCCGTGAAAAATCCTGACGAAGATTTTATCTTTGTAACAAACAATCAAGCTGGCGATGGTGCCGATGCTGAAAAGCCGCTCGACCCCCGCTGGGAAAAACTCAAAGCTCTTAAGAGCAAAATGGAAAACAGGAGTTAA
- the rpmF gene encoding 50S ribosomal protein L32, whose translation MAVPKRKTSTARRDKRRTHWKMEVPAMATCDHCGSVKRPHRVCPVCGFYNGVEVVDMKGAEA comes from the coding sequence ATGGCAGTACCTAAGAGAAAAACTTCGACCGCTCGTCGTGACAAGCGCCGCACCCACTGGAAGATGGAAGTGCCGGCTATGGCTACCTGCGATCATTGCGGTTCCGTGAAGCGTCCGCATCGCGTGTGCCCGGTTTGCGGCTTCTACAACGGTGTGGAAGTTGTTGACATGAAGGGTGCCGAAGCTTAA
- the plsX gene encoding phosphate acyltransferase PlsX, whose amino-acid sequence MIKVALDAMGGDYAPSVCIEGAVSAVKKNPNIHVVLCGPEAEVKASLEKLGYTGNQISVVDAPDLVAMDEHPVMVVKKKQHSGLVTCVALQKKGLVDASVSAGNSGAMMASCLMILGKTCDEFSRPPIGVALPTKDRRIVLVDGGANVDERASTLVDFAIAGSAFAEAYLGIENPKVGLLNMGEEEHKGPAVLQEAYQLLKSAPVNFMGNIEGRDLIAGKADVVATSGYTGNVVLKLLEGFFEMHQEMFGTIDTPAGKRFSEMWDYRATGGALLLGLNGIGIIAHGRSDALAIEKAVEVAAKYAEADVANKVNARLAAIKSEEAPKA is encoded by the coding sequence GTGATCAAAGTTGCACTGGATGCCATGGGTGGCGATTACGCCCCGAGTGTTTGCATTGAAGGCGCCGTTAGCGCAGTCAAGAAAAACCCCAATATTCATGTGGTTCTCTGCGGACCGGAGGCCGAGGTCAAGGCTTCTCTCGAGAAGCTTGGTTACACCGGCAATCAGATTTCCGTAGTTGATGCTCCGGACCTCGTGGCTATGGATGAACATCCTGTCATGGTGGTCAAGAAGAAGCAGCATTCTGGCTTGGTGACTTGCGTTGCCTTGCAGAAGAAAGGTCTTGTGGACGCTTCCGTCAGTGCCGGTAACTCTGGCGCTATGATGGCTAGCTGCCTCATGATCCTCGGTAAGACTTGCGACGAGTTCTCCCGTCCGCCTATCGGGGTTGCACTTCCGACAAAGGATCGCCGCATTGTGTTGGTCGATGGCGGTGCAAACGTTGATGAACGTGCTTCCACTCTCGTTGACTTTGCCATTGCAGGTTCTGCATTCGCCGAAGCTTACCTCGGAATCGAAAATCCGAAGGTTGGCCTCTTGAACATGGGCGAAGAAGAACACAAGGGCCCGGCGGTTCTCCAGGAAGCTTACCAGCTCCTCAAGTCCGCTCCGGTTAACTTTATGGGTAACATCGAAGGTCGTGACCTCATCGCAGGTAAGGCCGACGTTGTTGCGACTTCTGGCTATACGGGTAACGTTGTGCTCAAGCTCCTGGAAGGCTTCTTCGAAATGCACCAGGAAATGTTCGGCACAATCGACACTCCGGCTGGCAAGCGTTTCTCCGAAATGTGGGACTACCGCGCTACGGGTGGCGCCTTGTTGCTTGGCCTCAATGGCATTGGCATCATCGCTCACGGCCGTTCCGACGCTCTCGCTATCGAAAAGGCTGTTGAAGTGGCTGCCAAGTATGCTGAAGCCGACGTTGCCAACAAGGTTAACGCTCGCCTCGCTGCAATCAAGTCCGAGGAAGCTCCTAAAGCATAG
- the fabG gene encoding 3-oxoacyl-[acyl-carrier-protein] reductase: MPTKSIVTGASRGIGLAIARELAARGSDVVLISRGGCPEQAEAIAKEFGVKTFTFACDVSNSDSVKDAFKQAIDALGGVDCLVNNAGITRDGLVLRMKDEDFDNVIATDLRSTFLCTRAVLRTMMGARKGSIVNIASLNGIRTQAGQANYAAAKAGVIGMTKSNSMEFGSRGITVNAVAPGFIDTDMTAAMSEETRAKYAAQIPLGRLGQPEDVAKAVAFLASDDAKYITGQVIGVDGGLNA, encoded by the coding sequence ATGCCTACGAAGTCTATTGTGACTGGCGCATCTCGCGGTATCGGTCTTGCCATTGCAAGAGAACTTGCTGCTCGCGGCTCTGACGTTGTTCTTATTTCCCGTGGTGGCTGCCCGGAACAGGCCGAAGCTATCGCCAAGGAATTCGGTGTCAAGACGTTCACGTTCGCATGCGATGTGAGCAACTCCGACTCTGTGAAGGACGCTTTCAAACAAGCTATCGACGCACTGGGTGGCGTGGACTGCCTCGTGAACAACGCTGGCATCACCCGTGACGGCCTCGTACTTCGCATGAAGGACGAAGATTTCGATAACGTTATCGCAACGGACCTCCGCTCGACGTTCCTCTGCACCAGAGCCGTCCTCAGGACGATGATGGGCGCCCGCAAAGGCAGCATCGTGAACATTGCAAGCTTGAACGGTATCAGAACTCAGGCTGGCCAGGCCAACTACGCCGCTGCTAAGGCTGGCGTGATCGGCATGACCAAGTCCAACTCCATGGAATTCGGCTCTCGCGGTATTACCGTGAACGCTGTCGCTCCGGGATTCATCGATACGGACATGACCGCTGCCATGAGTGAAGAAACTCGTGCAAAATATGCCGCCCAGATTCCGCTTGGCCGCCTCGGTCAGCCGGAAGATGTCGCCAAGGCAGTCGCATTTTTGGCCTCCGACGATGCCAAATACATTACCGGACAGGTAATTGGTGTCGATGGGGGCTTGAACGCTTAA
- the acpP gene encoding acyl carrier protein → MNEEIFKKVTDVIVAKLEVKAEDVKPESEFGNDLGADSLDRVELVMALEDEFDVEILDSDAEKFQKVSDVVAFLEAHKK, encoded by the coding sequence ATGAACGAAGAAATTTTCAAGAAGGTCACGGACGTGATCGTTGCTAAGTTGGAAGTCAAGGCTGAAGATGTCAAGCCCGAATCTGAATTCGGTAATGACCTCGGTGCAGACTCCTTGGACCGTGTTGAACTCGTTATGGCTCTCGAAGACGAATTCGATGTCGAAATCCTCGATTCTGACGCTGAAAAGTTCCAGAAGGTTTCTGACGTTGTTGCTTTCCTCGAAGCACACAAGAAGTAA